From Desulfolucanica intricata, a single genomic window includes:
- the mef(A) gene encoding macrolide efflux MFS transporter Mef(A) → MEKYNNWKLKFFTIWAGQAVSLITSAILQMAIIFYLTEKTGSAMVLSMSSLVGFLPYAVFGPAIGVLVDRYDRKKIMIGADLIIAAAGAVLAIVALYTELPVWMVMIVLFIRSIGTAFHTPALNAVTPLLVPQDQLIKCAGYSQSLQSISYIVSPAIAALLYSVWELNAIIAIDVLGAVIASLTVAFVKIPKLKVEQQSFKQNLTGEMREGFFVLKDNKGLLALLLIGTLYMFVYMPINALYPLISMEYFNGTPMHISITEIAYASGMLAGGLILGLLGNYKKRILLITVSIFMMGISLTISGLLPSSGFLIFVFCCAIMGLSVPFYSGVQTALFQEKIKPEYLGRVFSLTGSIMSLAMPLGLILSGFLADRIGVNHWFLISGILIFGIAIVCPMMTEIRKLDSI, encoded by the coding sequence ATGGAAAAATACAACAATTGGAAACTTAAGTTTTTTACAATATGGGCAGGGCAGGCAGTATCTTTGATTACAAGTGCCATCCTACAAATGGCGATTATTTTTTATCTTACAGAGAAAACAGGATCTGCGATGGTCTTGTCTATGTCCTCACTAGTTGGTTTTCTACCCTATGCGGTCTTTGGACCAGCTATTGGTGTGCTAGTGGATCGCTATGATAGGAAAAAGATAATGATTGGTGCTGATTTAATTATTGCAGCAGCCGGTGCAGTGCTGGCTATTGTTGCATTATATACGGAGTTACCTGTATGGATGGTTATGATAGTATTGTTTATCCGTAGCATTGGAACAGCTTTTCATACCCCTGCTTTAAATGCGGTTACCCCTCTTTTAGTACCGCAAGATCAGTTGATCAAATGTGCTGGCTATAGCCAATCTTTGCAGTCTATAAGTTATATTGTTAGTCCGGCGATTGCAGCGTTGTTATACTCTGTTTGGGAATTAAATGCGATTATAGCTATTGATGTGCTAGGTGCTGTAATTGCCAGTCTCACAGTAGCATTTGTGAAAATTCCAAAGCTTAAAGTAGAGCAGCAAAGCTTTAAGCAAAATTTAACAGGAGAGATGAGAGAAGGATTTTTTGTCTTAAAGGACAACAAAGGATTACTTGCCTTATTACTCATAGGAACATTATATATGTTTGTTTATATGCCTATTAATGCACTATATCCTTTAATCAGCATGGAATATTTTAATGGGACACCGATGCATATTTCTATTACGGAGATTGCTTATGCCTCTGGTATGCTGGCAGGTGGTTTGATATTAGGGTTATTGGGGAACTACAAAAAGCGAATCCTGCTAATAACAGTATCCATTTTTATGATGGGGATAAGCTTAACCATTTCAGGATTACTTCCATCAAGTGGATTTTTGATATTTGTATTTTGCTGTGCAATAATGGGACTTTCGGTTCCGTTTTACAGCGGTGTACAAACAGCTCTTTTTCAGGAGAAAATTAAGCCTGAATATTTAGGACGTGTATTTTCTTTGACAGGGAGTATAATGTCACTTGCTATGCCACTTGGGTTAATCCTTTCCGGGTTCCTTGCTGATAGAATTGGTGTAAATCATTGGTTTTTAATATCAGGTATTTTAATCTTCGGCATTGCTATTGTTTGCCCAATGATGACCGAGATTAGAAAATTAGATTCTATATAG
- a CDS encoding molybdenum cofactor biosynthesis protein MoaE has product MKKVSPSIDEWLKEAKADPMAAQVGMFLVHNGVVRQTPKAKVRQGLDDDSLVTGMEFAYDAVKVDAAIAETYKMDGIYYVKVWLNEGLLEVGDDIMYVLVGGDIRPHVIDALQFLVGKIKTECVTEIEQKQE; this is encoded by the coding sequence ATGAAAAAAGTATCACCATCTATTGATGAATGGCTCAAAGAGGCAAAAGCGGATCCAATGGCTGCGCAGGTAGGGATGTTTTTAGTCCATAATGGTGTTGTTCGTCAGACGCCCAAAGCCAAGGTTCGCCAGGGGCTTGATGATGATTCGTTGGTAACAGGAATGGAATTTGCCTATGATGCAGTGAAAGTGGATGCGGCGATTGCGGAAACTTATAAAATGGATGGTATTTACTATGTTAAAGTTTGGCTTAACGAAGGTCTGCTTGAGGTTGGTGATGACATAATGTATGTACTGGTAGGCGGCGATATTAGGCCGCATGTTATAGATGCCCTGCAATTCCTGGTTGGAAAAATAAAAACCGAATGTGTTACGGAAATAGAGCAAAAACAAGAATAA
- a CDS encoding GrpB family protein: MSNNNSMFTTDEELYKNTVGELKPHNAPITLVEYDPSWPELFEREANRIYSVLGSKALQIEHVGSTSVPGLCVKPIIDMLLVVEDSADELSYVPALEAAGYTLRIREPEWFEHRLFKGPDTDINLHVFSSGTSEIDRMLRFRDWLRFNESDRHKYGQVKQDLAKNKWRHVQHYADAKTSIVQEIMERANANICGMRSVLNEKSITIY; this comes from the coding sequence GTGTCTAATAATAACTCTATGTTTACAACGGATGAAGAGCTGTATAAGAATACGGTTGGTGAGCTGAAGCCGCACAATGCACCGATTACTCTTGTCGAATACGATCCAAGTTGGCCTGAATTGTTTGAACGGGAAGCAAACCGGATTTATTCAGTACTCGGCAGCAAAGCGTTGCAGATTGAACATGTTGGCTCGACCTCGGTGCCGGGGCTTTGTGTCAAACCAATAATTGATATGTTGCTGGTTGTGGAGGACTCTGCCGATGAGCTATCATATGTCCCGGCATTGGAAGCAGCCGGCTATACACTACGGATTCGAGAACCCGAGTGGTTTGAACACCGCCTGTTCAAAGGACCCGATACCGACATCAATCTGCATGTGTTCAGTTCGGGCACATCTGAGATTGATAGGATGCTACGCTTTCGTGATTGGTTGCGGTTTAATGAATCTGATCGTCATAAATATGGACAAGTCAAGCAAGATTTGGCAAAAAATAAGTGGCGGCATGTTCAGCACTATGCCGATGCTAAAACATCAATAGTGCAGGAAATAATGGAAAGAGCGAATGCTAATATATGTGGTATGAGGAGTGTATTGAATGAAAAAAGTATCACCATCTATTGA
- a CDS encoding class I SAM-dependent methyltransferase: MELLELIIEYHKDNERQGPGSKEATLKALSYIPYLNEKTKILDIGCGTGGQTITIGKNTGAQITAVDMLPQFLEKLMKKAKENNLINRIAAKEMLMDNLTFEENSFDVIWSEGAIYNIGFEKGLSLWRKYLKDDGYIAISEISWLTGTRPEEIEQYWVNAYPEIDTIENKLSVIDKCGYTSIAHFTLDDKCWIDNYYQPLLENAEAFLKKYDYADEVKKFIEQVKLKPTCIIVLRIITAMYFIAQGKIVV, translated from the coding sequence ATGGAGTTATTAGAATTAATCATAGAGTATCACAAGGATAACGAACGGCAGGGACCGGGCAGTAAAGAAGCCACACTAAAAGCACTAAGCTACATTCCTTATTTGAATGAAAAAACTAAAATATTGGACATCGGCTGCGGAACCGGAGGGCAGACAATAACTATTGGAAAAAACACAGGTGCACAAATCACAGCGGTAGATATGTTGCCGCAGTTTTTAGAAAAGCTTATGAAAAAAGCAAAAGAGAATAATCTTATAAACCGTATTGCAGCCAAAGAAATGCTGATGGATAATTTAACATTTGAGGAAAATTCTTTTGATGTAATATGGTCGGAGGGGGCTATTTACAACATTGGTTTTGAAAAGGGACTATCCCTGTGGAGAAAATATCTGAAAGATGACGGTTATATTGCTATTTCTGAAATCTCATGGCTGACCGGTACAAGACCAGAGGAAATCGAGCAGTACTGGGTTAATGCATATCCCGAGATTGATACAATTGAAAATAAACTATCAGTCATTGATAAATGCGGGTATACTTCTATCGCCCATTTTACGCTGGATGATAAATGCTGGATAGATAATTATTATCAACCGCTTTTGGAAAATGCGGAAGCATTCCTGAAAAAATATGATTATGCTGATGAGGTTAAAAAATTCATTGAGCAGGTAAAATTGAAGCCGACATGTATAATCGTTTTAAGGATTATTACAGCTATGTATTTTATAGCGCAAGGAAAAATTGTAGTTTAA